From a region of the Drosophila ananassae strain 14024-0371.13 chromosome XL, ASM1763931v2, whole genome shotgun sequence genome:
- the LOC116655362 gene encoding angiopoietin-4-like: protein MILPAVFLCLISVSLASDEGACYVTSEMEDECGSVFYPIVKPLLRYFEVCQTKDRRNAELQDSLDEINLKYSKLLEKHVEVHDKLNEENIKYRQLQESHTAAQREYHKVEVEFAEVREKWQLTNRELDKSQKILNETNLKNEQLQSRLVNVNRQNARLQGQNQNKDEELRSLRAQISQQAAQITRLQDQTSELGKLKDLFSEEIAKLRDVVKSGSGTEPNEAENNATIAESGVLAKNEATNTTHFNSTQVDLPDRCPSTQNGIFVYPEIHFPGLEPFQVVCFSNKDVGSGWMEVFSKYYYSTKFNQTYDQYLNGFGDVRQQHFIGLEKLHILTSQKPHEMYITYFTPPSAVFRFYRNMRVICENFVVGDRSEGYSLKQIDGCRGDTSLFNLTQGTKFSTFDRDLDGNPDHNWAQELGHGFWFGSEKPIWNSRTSFRLYIRRKD, encoded by the exons atgattCTACCGGCGGTGTTCCTGTGCTTAATTTCCGTCTCCCTGGCATCGGACGAAGGA GCGTGTTACGTCACCAGTGAGATGGAGGATGAATGCGGGTCGGTCTTCTACCCCATCGTCAAGCCCCTTCTCAGATATTTTGAGGTTTGCCAGACGAAGGATCGGAGGAACGCAGAGCTACAGGACTCACTGGATGAAATTAACCTCAAGTACTCAAAATTGCTGGAGAAACATGTAGAAGTTCATGACAAGCTAAACGAAGAGAATATTAAATATCGTCAATTACAAGAAAGCCATACGGCAGCTCAGCGTGAATATCATAAAGTTGAAGTTGAATTCGCAGAGGTACGGGAAAAGTGGCAACTGACTAATCGTGAATTAGACAAATCGCAGAAAATCTTAAATGAAACCAATTTGAAAAATGAACAACTTCAGAGTAGGCTAGTTAACGTAAATCGGCAGAATGCGAGGCTGCAGGGACAGAATCAAAATAAAGATGAGGAGCTCCGAAGTCTTAGGGCACAAATATCTCAACAAGCAGCTCAAATCACTCGGTTGCAGGACCAAACCTCTGAACTCGGCAAGCTGAAGGATCTTTTCAGCGAAGAGATAGCAAAGTTGCGAGATGTTGTGAAAAGTGGAAGTGGAACTGAACCCAATGAGGCAGAAAACAATGCGACTATTGCGGAAAGTGGAGTATTGGCAAAAAATGAAGCTACGAATACTACTCACTTCAACTCAACTCAAGTTG ATCTTCCAGATCGGTGTCCTTCAACACAAAATGGAATCTTTGTCTACCCAGAAATCCATTTCCCAGGATTGGAACCCTTTCAAGTGGTTTGCTTCTCAAATAAGGATGTTGGATCTGGATGGATGGAGGTTTTttctaaatattattattcaacGAAATTTAATCAAACATATGATCAGTATTTAAACGGATTTGGAGATGTGAGGCAGCAACACTTCATTGGACTTGaaaaattacatattttaacGAGCCAGAAGCCGCATGAGATGTATATTACCTATTTTACACCTCCTTCTGCAGTCTTTAGATTCTATAGAAATATGCGAGTAATATGCGAGAACTTCGTTGTGGGCGACAGGAGCGAAGGTTACAGCCTGAAACAGATTGACGGCTGTAGAGGAGATACTTCCCTCTTCAATCTCACTCAGGGAACAAAGTTCTCGACATTCGATCGCGATCTGGATGGAAATCCGGATCACAATTGGGCACAAGAATTGGGCCATGGATTCTGGTTTGGTTCTGA AAAGCCAATTTGGAATAGTAGGACATCCTTTCGTTTATATATCCGAAGGAAGGATTGA